In Egicoccus sp. AB-alg2, one genomic interval encodes:
- the bcp gene encoding thioredoxin-dependent thiol peroxidase — protein MLEPGQPAPDFTLPDQDGNEVSLSDYRGKPVVVYFYPRDNTPGCTTQACDIRDQWSEFESAGAAVVGISPDSVASHAKFQGKYDLPHTLLSDPDKTVMEPWGAYGEKTLYGKVTRGVIRSTVLVDAQGNVAKVWKRVQAKKHADQVLKALADLQG, from the coding sequence ATGCTCGAGCCCGGACAGCCCGCCCCCGACTTCACCCTCCCGGACCAGGACGGCAACGAGGTGTCGCTGTCGGACTACCGCGGCAAGCCCGTCGTCGTCTACTTCTACCCGCGTGACAACACCCCTGGCTGCACGACCCAGGCCTGCGACATCCGCGACCAGTGGTCGGAGTTCGAGTCCGCCGGCGCGGCCGTGGTCGGCATCTCGCCCGACTCCGTGGCGTCCCACGCGAAGTTCCAGGGCAAGTACGACCTGCCGCACACGCTGCTGTCCGACCCGGACAAGACGGTCATGGAGCCGTGGGGCGCCTACGGCGAGAAGACCCTGTACGGCAAGGTGACGCGTGGCGTGATCCGCAGCACCGTGCTGGTCGACGCGCAGGGCAACGTCGCCAAGGTCTGGAAGCGCGTGCAGGCGAAGAAGCACGCCGACCAGGTCCTGAAGGCCCTCGCCGACCTCCAGGGCTGA
- a CDS encoding asparaginase, with amino-acid sequence MSATAPAGVLVGEPLAEVTRRDEAGGRHLVESVHLGHAVLTGPEGEVLAAVGEADLPVYVRSAAKPVQATACLEILGDAEVPSPPELAVAWASHRGEPQHVDAVRRLLHRSGTAPEQLTCPPASPEADPGATPARILHNCSGKHALFALAGARQGTDRRRLLDREGPLQRIVLAHLADAFGPVLGVAVDGCGAPAVAVQLSALARAFGRVATDDRFEAVREAGFTHPELVGGQGRLESALLAAGVVAKVGAEGVYGVGWTGPDGGPRGFAVKATDGATRGVAALTIHLLAQLGVVDAGVWSPPPPLGGGNPVGVVRPTAAVDRLTAGSR; translated from the coding sequence ATGAGCGCGACGGCCCCCGCGGGGGTGCTGGTCGGTGAGCCGCTCGCCGAGGTGACACGACGCGACGAGGCCGGTGGACGCCACCTCGTGGAGTCGGTCCACCTCGGTCACGCCGTGCTCACCGGTCCGGAGGGCGAGGTCTTGGCCGCGGTGGGCGAGGCCGACCTGCCGGTCTACGTCCGCTCGGCGGCGAAGCCGGTCCAGGCCACCGCGTGCCTGGAGATCCTCGGGGACGCCGAGGTGCCCAGCCCACCGGAGCTGGCGGTCGCCTGGGCGTCCCACCGCGGGGAGCCCCAGCACGTCGACGCGGTGCGCCGGCTGCTGCACCGCTCGGGGACCGCGCCCGAGCAGCTGACGTGTCCGCCGGCCAGCCCGGAGGCCGATCCGGGTGCGACGCCGGCCCGTATCCTGCACAACTGCTCCGGCAAGCACGCGTTGTTCGCGCTGGCGGGCGCCCGGCAGGGCACCGACCGCCGCCGACTGTTGGACCGCGAGGGCCCGCTGCAGCGCATCGTGCTGGCGCACCTCGCCGACGCCTTCGGGCCGGTGCTCGGCGTCGCGGTCGACGGCTGCGGTGCGCCCGCGGTGGCCGTGCAGCTGTCCGCGCTGGCCCGCGCATTCGGGCGCGTGGCCACCGACGACCGGTTCGAGGCGGTGCGCGAGGCCGGCTTCACCCACCCGGAGCTCGTCGGCGGCCAGGGACGGCTGGAGTCGGCGCTGCTGGCGGCCGGCGTGGTCGCCAAGGTCGGTGCCGAGGGTGTCTACGGCGTCGGCTGGACCGGCCCGGACGGCGGACCGCGCGGCTTCGCGGTGAAGGCGACCGACGGGGCCACCCGCGGCGTCGCCGCGTTGACGATCCACCTGCTGGCGCAGTTGGGCGTGGTCGACGCCGGTGTGTGGTCGCCGCCGCCACCGCTGGGCGGTGGCAACCCGGTCGGCGTCGTACGGCCGACGGCGGCGGTCGACCGCCTGACCGCGGGTTCCCGCTGA
- a CDS encoding glutamate ABC transporter substrate-binding protein gives MKMQTKRWRIAAALAAAALAASACGGDDDAGGGAETGGEGDGEAAAPAEAPEFEEGSTMAQIQEAGTLRVGTKADQPLFGVEGPGGWEGFDVEIAKLIAEGIWGEGGADNVEFQEAVSANREPFLQQGTVDMVVATYTINDERKELVGFAGPYYIAGQDIMVAAGNPEGIEGIDDLNGQPVCSVEGSTSIENLREMAPDAEVVALDAYSACAEELAQGRVNAVTTDNVILIGLIDERPDDFELVGNPFTEEPYGIGVPLEQDDFRMWINDRLEEIYESGEWEEAWNNTAGAVTGEAPEPPPVDRYEN, from the coding sequence ATGAAGATGCAGACCAAGCGCTGGCGCATCGCCGCGGCGCTCGCCGCGGCCGCGCTGGCCGCCTCCGCCTGTGGCGGTGACGACGACGCCGGTGGCGGTGCCGAGACCGGCGGCGAGGGCGATGGGGAGGCCGCCGCGCCTGCCGAGGCCCCGGAGTTCGAAGAGGGCTCCACGATGGCGCAGATCCAGGAGGCCGGCACCCTGCGGGTCGGGACCAAGGCCGACCAGCCGCTGTTCGGCGTCGAGGGCCCCGGCGGCTGGGAGGGCTTCGACGTGGAGATCGCCAAGCTGATCGCCGAAGGCATCTGGGGCGAGGGCGGCGCCGACAACGTCGAGTTCCAGGAGGCCGTGTCCGCCAACCGTGAGCCGTTCCTGCAGCAGGGCACGGTCGACATGGTCGTCGCGACCTACACCATCAACGACGAGCGCAAGGAGCTCGTCGGGTTCGCCGGTCCGTACTACATCGCCGGCCAGGACATCATGGTCGCTGCCGGGAACCCGGAGGGGATCGAGGGCATCGACGACCTCAACGGGCAGCCGGTCTGCTCCGTCGAGGGTTCGACGTCCATCGAGAACCTGCGCGAGATGGCGCCGGACGCCGAGGTCGTCGCGCTGGACGCCTACTCGGCCTGCGCCGAGGAGCTCGCCCAGGGCCGCGTCAACGCCGTCACCACCGACAACGTCATCCTCATCGGCCTGATCGACGAGCGTCCCGACGACTTCGAGCTCGTGGGCAACCCGTTCACCGAGGAGCCCTACGGCATCGGCGTCCCGCTCGAGCAGGACGACTTCCGGATGTGGATCAACGACCGGCTCGAGGAGATCTACGAGTCGGGCGAGTGGGAAGAGGCCTGGAACAACACCGCCGGTGCCGTCACCGGTGAGGCCCCCGAGCCGCCGCCGGTGGACCGCTACGAGAACTGA
- a CDS encoding inorganic diphosphatase, which produces MDADTIEFFVEVPMGSRNKYEWDFARQTFVLDRMLFTAVRYPGDYGFIPQTLALDGDHLDVVCILGEPTFPGCTVHARVLGMLDMSDDKGPDEKILAVADHDPRWRDLRELEDVPQHLLDEIAHFFEIYKDLEQKLVDVRGWRDRQAALQVIAEARERFPGPAEVVRYPL; this is translated from the coding sequence GTGGACGCCGACACCATCGAGTTCTTCGTCGAGGTCCCCATGGGGTCCCGCAACAAGTACGAATGGGACTTCGCCCGCCAGACCTTCGTCCTCGACCGGATGCTGTTCACGGCGGTGCGCTACCCCGGCGACTACGGCTTCATCCCGCAGACGCTGGCGCTCGACGGCGACCACCTCGACGTGGTCTGCATCCTCGGCGAGCCAACCTTCCCCGGCTGCACGGTCCACGCCCGGGTGCTGGGGATGCTCGACATGAGCGACGACAAGGGCCCGGACGAGAAGATCCTCGCCGTCGCCGACCACGACCCGCGCTGGCGCGACCTGCGCGAGTTGGAGGACGTGCCGCAGCACCTGTTGGACGAGATCGCCCACTTCTTCGAGATCTACAAGGATCTGGAGCAGAAGCTCGTCGACGTCCGTGGCTGGCGCGACCGCCAGGCCGCCCTGCAGGTGATCGCCGAGGCGCGGGAACGGTTCCCCGGGCCCGCCGAGGTGGTCCGCTACCCGCTCTGA
- a CDS encoding glycosyltransferase, whose translation MATPVTGLPTVGRDAAPEVTVRRVAMLSVHTSPLDQPGTGDGGGLNVTVREQALRLARRGVEVDVFTRWCDPERPPTVELADGVRVHHVRAGPVAPVDKNEVANHLCAFVLAAQRHPTAGTHDVLHAHYWLSGWVGRRLAERWDVPLVQMFHTLGVLKNATLAPGDRPEPALRLVAEERVARDADRVLVLTCGEARLLHRTYGLSGARLTVVPAGVDLDRFRPDPDPQVFPDFAAAGARSPQLLFVGRLQPLKGPDVAVRTLAEVRRTFPTARLRIIGGTSGNGHGALGPQQLRDLAADLGVADAVDLEPAVDQDTLARRYRAADVVLVPSRSETFGLVALEAQACGVPVVAADVPGLLAVVGAGGTLVAGHEPADHARAVTAYLADADRRAAAATAGTDTARSASWEHTVDRLLTVYGEVADDREELAV comes from the coding sequence ATGGCCACGCCGGTCACGGGGCTGCCGACGGTGGGGCGCGACGCCGCACCGGAGGTCACCGTGCGCCGCGTCGCGATGCTCAGCGTCCACACCTCGCCGCTGGACCAGCCCGGCACGGGCGACGGCGGCGGCCTCAACGTCACGGTCCGCGAGCAGGCGCTGCGCCTGGCCCGCCGCGGCGTCGAGGTGGACGTCTTCACCCGGTGGTGCGACCCGGAGCGGCCGCCGACGGTGGAACTGGCCGACGGTGTGCGCGTGCACCACGTGCGGGCCGGACCGGTCGCGCCCGTCGACAAGAACGAGGTGGCCAACCACCTCTGCGCCTTCGTGCTGGCCGCCCAGCGCCACCCGACCGCGGGCACGCACGACGTCCTGCACGCCCACTACTGGCTGTCGGGGTGGGTCGGGCGGCGCCTGGCCGAGCGCTGGGACGTCCCGCTCGTGCAGATGTTCCACACGCTCGGGGTGCTCAAGAACGCCACCCTGGCGCCCGGTGACCGGCCGGAGCCGGCGCTGCGCCTGGTCGCCGAGGAACGTGTCGCCCGCGACGCCGACCGGGTACTGGTCCTCACCTGCGGCGAGGCGCGGCTGCTGCACCGCACCTACGGGCTGTCCGGCGCGCGGCTGACGGTGGTGCCGGCCGGCGTGGATCTCGACCGGTTCCGCCCGGATCCCGATCCGCAGGTGTTCCCCGACTTCGCCGCGGCCGGCGCCCGGTCACCGCAGCTGCTGTTCGTGGGGCGGCTGCAACCCCTGAAGGGCCCGGACGTGGCGGTGCGCACGCTGGCCGAGGTGCGCCGCACCTTCCCGACCGCCCGGCTGCGCATCATCGGCGGCACCTCGGGCAACGGCCACGGCGCGCTCGGTCCGCAGCAGTTGCGCGACCTCGCCGCGGACCTCGGCGTCGCCGACGCGGTCGATCTCGAACCCGCGGTCGACCAGGACACGCTCGCGCGGCGATACCGGGCGGCCGACGTCGTCCTGGTCCCGTCGCGCTCGGAGACCTTCGGGCTGGTGGCCCTGGAGGCGCAGGCGTGTGGGGTGCCGGTCGTGGCGGCCGATGTCCCGGGCCTGTTAGCGGTCGTGGGCGCCGGCGGCACCCTGGTCGCCGGCCACGAGCCGGCCGACCACGCCCGGGCCGTGACCGCCTACCTCGCCGACGCCGACCGGCGTGCGGCTGCGGCCACGGCCGGGACCGACACCGCCCGTTCGGCCTCCTGGGAGCACACCGTCGACCGGCTCCTGACCGTCTACGGTGAGGTGGCCGACGACCGCGAGGAGCTCGCGGTCTGA
- the proC gene encoding pyrroline-5-carboxylate reductase: MDGTLAIIGTGRIGEALLRGLLRSGWVEPAQVVATARRDERCAELAETHGVKATTDNRAAIEAADVVLLALKPQTILTVVAEVADAFRPDQTVISVAAGTPTSALQDATPDGIPFVRVMTNTPVQVDEAMSVVSAGTHAGERDLEVAEEILSHVGRVVRMSEEHLDSVTALSGSGPAYFFLLAEAMIDAGILLGLPRDVSTELIIQTMVGSAKMLRDTGMHPVELREMVTSPGGTTIAAIRQLETARVRAAFLDAIEAAKLRGEELARGT; this comes from the coding sequence TTGGACGGCACGCTGGCGATCATCGGCACCGGCCGCATCGGCGAGGCCCTGCTGCGCGGCCTGCTCCGCTCGGGGTGGGTCGAGCCCGCCCAGGTGGTGGCCACCGCGCGCCGCGACGAGCGCTGCGCCGAGCTGGCCGAGACCCACGGCGTCAAGGCGACCACCGACAACCGGGCGGCGATCGAGGCCGCCGACGTGGTGCTGCTCGCCCTCAAACCGCAGACCATCCTCACGGTGGTGGCGGAGGTCGCCGACGCGTTCCGGCCGGACCAGACCGTCATCAGCGTCGCCGCCGGTACCCCCACGTCGGCGCTGCAGGACGCGACGCCCGACGGCATCCCGTTCGTGCGGGTGATGACGAACACGCCGGTGCAGGTCGACGAGGCCATGTCCGTGGTGAGCGCCGGGACGCACGCCGGCGAGCGCGACCTCGAGGTGGCCGAGGAGATCCTGTCGCACGTCGGCCGGGTCGTGCGGATGTCGGAGGAGCACCTCGACTCCGTCACGGCGCTGTCGGGTTCGGGCCCGGCCTACTTCTTCCTGCTGGCCGAGGCGATGATCGACGCCGGCATCCTGCTCGGACTGCCACGGGACGTCTCGACGGAGCTCATCATCCAGACCATGGTCGGCAGCGCGAAGATGCTCCGGGACACGGGGATGCACCCCGTCGAGCTACGCGAGATGGTGACCTCGCCGGGCGGCACCACCATCGCCGCGATCCGGCAACTCGAGACGGCCCGTGTCCGAGCGGCGTTCCTGGACGCGATCGAGGCGGCCAAACTGCGTGGTGAGGAACTCGCGCGCGGGACCTGA
- a CDS encoding amino acid ABC transporter permease — protein sequence MGFVETLGSEQFRSLLVAGTRTTLYMAVLSYLLAFLIGNVIAACRVSPVPFLQRFGAVYTSIFRNTPLLVLAILVWVGGGRAGWPFGRITTAVVVLGLYTGAYIAEALRSGINSVPPGQAEAARAIGLPFGGVVGTIVLPQAIRTVIPPLGNLWIANLKNTSVFLVIGVNELTRAGRNIGQATNDYVSAFLVVVVIYLVLVYGSAQIINLLERRLEIAR from the coding sequence ATGGGATTCGTCGAGACCCTCGGCAGCGAGCAGTTCCGCTCCCTGCTCGTCGCCGGCACCCGGACGACCCTCTACATGGCGGTGCTGTCCTACCTGCTCGCCTTTCTCATCGGGAACGTGATCGCGGCCTGCCGCGTCTCGCCGGTCCCGTTCCTGCAGCGGTTCGGCGCCGTCTACACCTCGATCTTCCGCAACACCCCCCTGCTGGTGCTGGCGATCCTCGTCTGGGTCGGCGGCGGCCGGGCCGGCTGGCCCTTCGGTCGCATCACCACGGCGGTCGTCGTGCTGGGGCTCTACACCGGCGCGTACATCGCCGAGGCGCTCCGCTCCGGCATCAACTCGGTGCCGCCGGGACAGGCGGAGGCGGCGCGGGCCATCGGCCTGCCGTTCGGCGGGGTGGTCGGCACGATCGTGCTGCCCCAGGCGATCCGCACCGTCATCCCGCCGCTGGGCAACCTCTGGATCGCCAACCTCAAGAACACCTCGGTCTTCCTGGTCATCGGCGTCAACGAGCTGACCCGGGCCGGGCGCAACATCGGCCAGGCGACCAACGACTACGTCAGCGCCTTCCTGGTCGTGGTCGTCATCTACCTCGTGCTGGTCTACGGCTCGGCACAGATCATCAACCTGCTCGAACGGCGCCTGGAGATCGCCCGATGA
- a CDS encoding amino acid ABC transporter permease translates to MSGVIAEELGPRGRKRVRLATIVAVVLIAAFFAWLVMRLAAEGQFEGRLWEPFIDPASVGFLLEGVVGTLRAALVAMVIAASLGLVLALGRLSPIAPLRWISGLIVDVFRGPPVLLWIFFSFFALPQVLPGQLGVTVGRNPLYALVIGLSAYNMAVLAEIYRAGILSLDRGQREAALAVGMPRGMAMRLVILPQALRRMIPAILAQLATLTKDTALGYIIAVPADLAGRGRRLAQFAPINDLQTWFVVGVLYFVVIWGLMRLARNLETRQRRSLGAGGMQVRGEADLAALDEDAAEVKA, encoded by the coding sequence ATGAGCGGCGTCATCGCCGAGGAGCTCGGTCCTCGCGGCCGCAAGCGGGTCCGGCTGGCGACGATCGTCGCCGTCGTGCTCATCGCGGCGTTCTTCGCGTGGCTGGTCATGCGCCTGGCGGCCGAGGGCCAGTTCGAGGGGCGCCTGTGGGAGCCGTTCATCGATCCGGCGTCGGTGGGCTTCCTCCTCGAGGGCGTGGTCGGGACGCTGCGGGCCGCGCTGGTGGCGATGGTCATCGCCGCGTCCCTCGGCCTGGTGCTGGCGCTCGGCCGGCTCTCGCCGATCGCCCCGCTGCGGTGGATCAGCGGGCTGATCGTGGACGTCTTCCGCGGCCCGCCGGTGCTGCTGTGGATCTTCTTCTCGTTCTTCGCGCTGCCCCAGGTGCTGCCCGGCCAGCTGGGCGTGACGGTCGGCCGCAACCCGCTCTACGCGCTGGTCATCGGCCTGTCCGCCTACAACATGGCCGTGCTGGCCGAGATCTACCGCGCCGGCATCCTGTCGCTGGACCGCGGCCAGCGCGAGGCCGCCCTGGCGGTCGGCATGCCGCGCGGCATGGCCATGCGGCTGGTGATCCTGCCCCAGGCACTGCGGCGGATGATCCCCGCCATCCTGGCCCAGCTCGCGACGCTGACGAAGGACACGGCGCTCGGCTACATCATCGCGGTGCCGGCCGACCTGGCCGGGCGTGGCCGTCGGCTGGCCCAGTTCGCCCCCATCAACGACCTGCAGACCTGGTTCGTCGTCGGCGTGCTGTACTTCGTCGTCATCTGGGGGCTCATGCGTCTGGCCCGCAACCTGGAGACCCGGCAGCGGCGCAGCCTCGGTGCCGGTGGCATGCAGGTGCGCGGCGAGGCCGATCTCGCGGCCCTGGACGAGGACGCCGCCGAGGTGAAGGCCTGA
- a CDS encoding AmfC protein, with amino-acid sequence MERPQLQRVLADDYLDGLDAWPTADVRAARAACEAEEEAVSYARRLTQGRLDILRDELERRHAGDGDGRGGDHRAGDVLARLPAILAADQPPSDPARARATRLRVPAGAEAYEAEIEALVGEGFLGDLPGRSTDEVADAVERLAAYEHELSTARRRLFERIDRLRDELARRYKDGSAAVRDLFGDT; translated from the coding sequence GTGGAACGGCCACAGCTGCAACGCGTCCTCGCGGACGACTACCTCGACGGGCTCGACGCCTGGCCCACGGCCGACGTCCGCGCCGCCCGCGCCGCCTGCGAGGCCGAGGAGGAAGCCGTCTCGTACGCGCGCCGGCTCACGCAGGGCCGCCTCGACATCCTGCGCGACGAGCTCGAGCGACGGCACGCCGGCGACGGCGACGGCCGCGGCGGCGACCACCGGGCCGGTGACGTCCTGGCGCGGCTGCCGGCGATCCTCGCGGCCGACCAGCCGCCCAGCGACCCGGCCCGCGCCCGCGCCACCCGCCTGCGCGTCCCGGCCGGCGCCGAGGCCTACGAGGCGGAGATCGAGGCCCTGGTCGGCGAGGGCTTCCTCGGCGACCTGCCCGGGCGGTCGACCGACGAGGTGGCGGACGCGGTCGAGCGGCTGGCCGCCTACGAGCACGAGCTGTCGACGGCCCGCCGGCGCCTGTTCGAGCGCATCGACCGGCTCCGTGACGAGCTCGCGCGCCGCTACAAGGACGGCTCGGCGGCCGTCCGCGACCTGTTCGGCGACACATGA
- a CDS encoding YbjN domain-containing protein: MSGTESSDTATATRDRARQALLDTMTAAGLAVDHVGEERWLTMLSGEWKRTIPLLLDLEERHLKVTSLLAGVPDEGHAEVYRILLQKNQRPLPVHFALDDEGDLILTGRVPLVALDERGVDELLGAVLALSDETFNQVLRTGFAGYLEVEQRWRAKNGMPPNPVGEPRRSPADSGDATSA, encoded by the coding sequence GTGTCCGGCACCGAATCGAGCGACACCGCGACGGCCACCCGGGACCGGGCGAGGCAGGCCCTGCTGGACACCATGACCGCGGCGGGACTGGCCGTGGACCACGTCGGCGAGGAGCGCTGGCTGACGATGCTGTCGGGGGAGTGGAAGCGCACCATCCCGCTGCTGCTCGACCTCGAGGAACGCCACCTCAAGGTCACCTCGCTGCTGGCGGGGGTGCCCGACGAGGGCCACGCCGAGGTCTACCGGATCCTGCTGCAGAAGAACCAGCGGCCGCTGCCGGTCCACTTCGCCCTCGACGACGAGGGCGACCTGATCCTGACCGGGCGGGTGCCGCTGGTCGCACTGGACGAGCGCGGGGTCGACGAACTGCTCGGCGCGGTGCTGGCGCTCAGCGACGAGACCTTCAACCAGGTCCTGCGCACCGGCTTCGCCGGCTACCTCGAGGTCGAACAGCGCTGGCGGGCGAAGAACGGCATGCCCCCCAACCCGGTCGGTGAACCGCGCCGGTCCCCGGCGGATTCCGGCGACGCCACCAGCGCGTAG
- a CDS encoding GNAT family N-acetyltransferase, with the protein MTELRTHDGLLQGTLRAEWELLVDEDPAATLFQGPRYLQTWHDVLGHRVTARVRTLHRDGRLIGVVPEGHERIGTASGPVEVRRFLGGTEVTDYLGPVSRPEDRGDIALAYLTDLAKDVDWDEFVAGGLAEDSGWVDAIRTAADEVGLQLFEEDLEDVCPRVDLTGGYGAYLDRLPGKLRHELQRKTRKLARDAGELELVEIAAEEVDGNLDAFLDLAAEAQPEKAGFFSRPEMHEWFKALAKEFVGDGVFRLHQLQVGGMPGASTVSLVHRGTWGLYNSAFDPALANLAPGIVLIGQLLEVAADEGCTTFDLLRGDEPYKYRFGAEDRRLRRLTYVRR; encoded by the coding sequence GTGACCGAGTTGCGCACCCATGACGGGCTGCTCCAGGGCACGTTGCGTGCCGAATGGGAGCTGCTCGTCGACGAGGACCCCGCCGCCACCCTGTTCCAGGGACCGCGCTACCTGCAGACCTGGCACGACGTGCTCGGGCACCGGGTGACCGCGCGCGTGCGCACCCTGCACCGCGACGGTCGGTTGATCGGTGTCGTGCCCGAGGGCCACGAGCGGATCGGCACCGCCAGCGGCCCGGTGGAGGTCCGCCGCTTTCTCGGCGGCACGGAGGTCACCGACTACCTCGGCCCCGTCAGCCGGCCCGAGGATCGCGGCGACATCGCCCTGGCCTACCTGACCGACCTCGCCAAGGACGTCGACTGGGACGAGTTCGTCGCTGGCGGCCTCGCCGAGGACAGCGGCTGGGTCGACGCGATCCGCACCGCCGCCGACGAGGTCGGCCTGCAGCTGTTCGAGGAGGATCTCGAGGACGTCTGCCCGCGGGTCGACCTCACCGGCGGCTACGGCGCCTACCTCGACCGGCTGCCCGGCAAGCTGCGCCACGAGCTGCAACGCAAGACCCGCAAGCTCGCCCGCGACGCCGGCGAGCTCGAGCTGGTGGAGATCGCCGCCGAGGAGGTCGACGGCAACCTCGACGCCTTCCTCGACCTGGCTGCCGAGGCCCAGCCGGAGAAGGCCGGGTTCTTCTCGCGCCCGGAGATGCACGAGTGGTTCAAGGCGCTGGCGAAGGAGTTCGTCGGCGACGGCGTGTTCCGCCTGCACCAGCTGCAGGTCGGCGGCATGCCGGGCGCGTCCACCGTGTCGCTGGTCCACCGGGGCACGTGGGGCCTGTACAACTCGGCGTTCGACCCCGCGCTGGCCAACCTCGCACCCGGGATCGTGCTGATCGGGCAGCTCCTGGAGGTGGCGGCCGACGAGGGCTGCACGACCTTCGACCTGCTGCGCGGCGACGAGCCGTACAAGTACCGCTTCGGCGCCGAGGACCGCAGGCTGCGGCGGCTGACCTACGTGCGTCGCTGA
- a CDS encoding amino acid ABC transporter ATP-binding protein, whose translation MSEPLVVVDGVNKWFGDLHVLQDIDLTVDRREVVVVIGPSGSGKSTLCRTINRLEPIDSGRILIDGQPLPAEGKALAGLRADVGMVFQSFNLFAHKTILQNVTIGPVKVRGKGKQEAEARAMELLERVGIANQASKMPAQLSGGQQQRAAIARALAMEPKVMLFDEPTSALDPEMISEVLDVMLELAEEGTTMVVVTHEMGFARRAARRVVFMDGGRIVETNTPDRFFGDPQTDRAKDFLSKILNH comes from the coding sequence ATGAGCGAACCGCTCGTCGTCGTCGACGGCGTGAACAAGTGGTTCGGTGACCTGCACGTGCTGCAGGACATCGATCTCACCGTGGACCGCCGCGAGGTCGTGGTGGTCATCGGGCCGTCGGGTTCCGGCAAGTCGACCCTGTGTCGCACGATCAACCGTCTCGAGCCGATCGACTCCGGGCGCATCCTCATCGACGGACAGCCGCTGCCGGCCGAGGGCAAGGCCCTCGCCGGTCTGCGCGCCGACGTCGGGATGGTGTTCCAGTCGTTCAACCTGTTCGCGCACAAGACGATCCTGCAGAACGTGACCATCGGACCGGTCAAGGTCCGGGGCAAGGGCAAGCAGGAAGCCGAGGCGCGGGCCATGGAGCTGCTCGAGCGGGTCGGCATCGCCAACCAGGCGTCGAAGATGCCGGCGCAGCTGTCCGGGGGACAGCAGCAGCGTGCCGCGATCGCGCGGGCCCTGGCGATGGAGCCCAAGGTCATGCTCTTCGACGAGCCGACCTCGGCGCTCGACCCGGAGATGATCTCCGAGGTCCTCGACGTGATGCTCGAGCTCGCCGAGGAGGGCACGACGATGGTCGTCGTGACCCACGAGATGGGCTTCGCACGGCGGGCCGCGCGGCGGGTGGTCTTCATGGACGGCGGGCGCATCGTGGAGACCAACACCCCCGACCGGTTCTTCGGTGATCCGCAGACCGATCGGGCCAAGGACTTTCTGTCCAAGATCCTCAACCACTGA
- a CDS encoding helix-turn-helix domain-containing protein: protein MSDEAQRPMSTADELRTAAESRAHASPLEELGGYIRHQRESARLSLRKLATLAGVSNPYLSQIERGLRKPSAEILQAIAKALEISSETLYVKAGILEEREGAEDVEAVVQRDPHLTDPQRQALIEMYRSFRRLSELQAEPRQRRRGLLDVVTTGGVDDAAVRAAAPREEPEDA, encoded by the coding sequence GTGAGCGACGAGGCGCAGCGCCCGATGTCGACGGCCGACGAGCTGCGCACGGCCGCGGAGTCGCGTGCTCATGCCTCGCCGCTGGAGGAGCTGGGCGGCTACATCCGCCACCAGCGCGAGTCGGCGCGCCTGTCCCTGCGCAAGCTCGCGACCCTCGCCGGAGTCTCCAACCCGTACCTGTCGCAGATCGAGCGTGGGCTGCGCAAGCCGTCCGCGGAGATCCTGCAGGCGATCGCCAAGGCCCTGGAAATCTCGTCGGAGACCCTCTACGTCAAGGCCGGCATCCTGGAGGAGCGCGAGGGCGCCGAGGACGTCGAGGCGGTCGTGCAGCGTGATCCGCACCTGACCGACCCGCAGCGGCAGGCACTGATCGAGATGTACCGGTCCTTCCGGCGCCTGTCGGAGCTGCAGGCCGAACCTCGCCAGCGGCGCCGGGGACTGCTCGACGTGGTCACCACGGGTGGCGTCGACGACGCCGCCGTGCGGGCGGCCGCGCCTCGCGAGGAACCCGAGGACGCCTGA